In Aeromicrobium wangtongii, the DNA window TCCGGCTTCTTCTTCGGCTGCTTGGGAGCCGGCTTCTTCGCGGCCGCCTTGGGGGCGGGCTTCTGCGGGGGAGTCGGCTTCTTGCGCTGGCTGCGGGGCTGGTTCTTCGGCTGCGCGCGCGGAGCCGGCTTGGGCTGCTCGATGACCACCGTGTGCGGGTCCTCGGCAGGCGTCTTGCCGTGCTTCTTGTCGCGCTCCTGCTTGGCCTTGAAGGCAGGGGTCCCGGGCGCCGGGTTGTTGCGGATGACGTAGAACTGCTGACCCATGGTCCAGAAGTTCGAGGTGGTCCAGTAGAACAGCACGCCCAGGGGGAACGCCACGCCACCGACCGCGAAGACGACCGGCAGGATGTACAGCAGGAGCTTCTGCTGCTGGGCGTACTGACCGGTCATCGCGTCGGCCGGCATGTTCTTGCTCATCAACTGGCGCTGGGTCGTGAACTGCGTCGCACACATGATGAGGACCAACGACATCGTCAGGATCTTGGTCTCGACCGCATCGCTCTTCAAGAAGGTGTCCGCGATCTGCGCACCCAGGAGCTTGGCGCCCTGCAGCTGCTCGGCGTTCTCCGCTGTCATGAAGCCCCGGGCTCCCTCGGCGCCGTTGCGAGCCGCCTGGTCGATGACCCGGAACAACGCGAAGAAGATCGGCATCTGCAGGATCAGCGGCAGGCACGAGGCGAACGGGTTGGTGCCCGTCTCCTTCCACAGCTTCATCTGTTCCTGGGTCAGCCGCTCCCGGTCGTGCTTGTACTTCTGCTGAAGCGCCTTGATCTGCGGCTGGAGCAGCTGCATGTTGCGGCTGGACTTGATCTGCTTGACGAACAGCGGGATCAGCAGGGTACGGATCGTCACGGTGAGACCGATGATCGACAGGACCCACGTCCATCCGGAGTCACCGGAGAGCCCGATAGCCTCGAACAAGCGGTGCCAGACCAGCAGGATCCCGGACACGGCGTAGTACAGCGGCGTCATGATCGCGCCGCCGATGTCGCCTAGGAAGCCGAACATTGTTCTCCTCTGTGTGACTGCGGAACCGGGTCGTAGCCGCCGGCACTCCACGGATGGCATCGCAGGACGCGACGACCAGCAAGCCAGGTACCGCGCACCGCCCCATGAGTCTCCACGGCCTGCAAAGCGTAGGCCGAGCAGGTCGGATGGTAGCGGCACACCTGGCCGTACAACGGGCTGATGGCGAATCGATACGCCTTCAGCAACCAGATCAAGATGTGCTTCATCGAACGCCCGAACGGGCCAGTGCCGCATCCAGGTGCTCGGCGAGCGTCGACGAGTCGGCTCCCTGCGAGGAGGGAAGCGCTCGGACGACCACCCGGGACCCGCCCGGAAGGGCGTCGACCCGAGCACGCATCAGGTGTCGCAGCTGGCGCTTGACGCGATTGCGCTGCGCCGCCGAACCCACTGCCTTGCTCACGACGAAACCGACGGACGTGTGTCCGCCGGTTCCTGGAACGACATGGGTGACGAGGGTGGGCTGAGCTCCTCTGGCTCCACGACGGATCGTGTGCCGGAAGTCCTCCCCGTTGCGCATGCGTTGACCGCGCGCGAGCAACGGATCAGGCAGACAGCTTGGCGCGACCCTTGCGCCGACGGTCCGCGAGGATCGCGCGGCCGGCACGG includes these proteins:
- the rnpA gene encoding ribonuclease P protein component gives rise to the protein MPAARSSRTVGARVAPSCLPDPLLARGQRMRNGEDFRHTIRRGARGAQPTLVTHVVPGTGGHTSVGFVVSKAVGSAAQRNRVKRQLRHLMRARVDALPGGSRVVVRALPSSQGADSSTLAEHLDAALARSGVR
- the yidC gene encoding membrane protein insertase YidC, whose protein sequence is MFGFLGDIGGAIMTPLYYAVSGILLVWHRLFEAIGLSGDSGWTWVLSIIGLTVTIRTLLIPLFVKQIKSSRNMQLLQPQIKALQQKYKHDRERLTQEQMKLWKETGTNPFASCLPLILQMPIFFALFRVIDQAARNGAEGARGFMTAENAEQLQGAKLLGAQIADTFLKSDAVETKILTMSLVLIMCATQFTTQRQLMSKNMPADAMTGQYAQQQKLLLYILPVVFAVGGVAFPLGVLFYWTTSNFWTMGQQFYVIRNNPAPGTPAFKAKQERDKKHGKTPAEDPHTVVIEQPKPAPRAQPKNQPRSQRKKPTPPQKPAPKAAAKKPAPKQPKKKPDITARQPGPVKPTKNDPKRGDKS
- the yidD gene encoding membrane protein insertion efficiency factor YidD, whose amino-acid sequence is MKHILIWLLKAYRFAISPLYGQVCRYHPTCSAYALQAVETHGAVRGTWLAGRRVLRCHPWSAGGYDPVPQSHRGEQCSAS